In the genome of Blastopirellula retiformator, the window GACTGCCCCTTGCTGCATCGCTTATCGCATCTGCGTTCGCTGATGAAAGCGATCGCCCTTACGTTCTCATCATTAGAGCGTTTTTCTGATAGCTGTAGCGTTTCTGGCGTTGGTGAGGCAAGCTGGTCAACGCCGACCAGCGCGGCCGCAACCAGCCAGAACGCTAAAGATTGAAGAAAACCGCTCTAAACTCTGCAAAGCCGCATCGGAATTGAATTTCCCGACGCGGCTTTTCGTTTGCGCACCCTCGTAAAAGGGAAAAGCGGAAAGCGGATTTGGGGCCCGCCGGACTGGACCGCCGTTTTCGATTTTTTTTGACGCTGGCCGCAGACTGGACCAAGCTCGATTTTCGCGGCGGTCGCGGAAGTGGACTGGACCGCTCAATTCGTTTTTTTCTTCGGTAGGGTGCGTCGCGACGCACCATGAACCTGCCAAGGCGATGGATGCTTGCTTCGCGTGGCAACGCAAACTCTTATCGCCATTGCGTTTCCACGCGATGATGACGTCTGGCGAACAAGCAGGTTCTCGGTGCGTCTCGACGCACCCTAGCTTTGCTACGATTGCAGGGAAAACTGGACTGGACCGCGTTCATTTTTTGGTGCTCGTAGTGGACTGGACCGCGACGTTTTTTTCTGAGAGCCCGTTTTCGGCCTGATTTTGGCGATCGGCGCGCACTGGTATCGCAATCACCGGTTGGGGTGACGCTTTCGGGATCGGTCAAGGCAGGCCCGTTCGCGGTGGCGTGTCGCCATCGCGATAGGCTTTGGCGGCCAACCCTCAACCCATTCCTGCGGCAGGGGAGTGTTGGCCGGTAGGCAAGAATCACGATGCGTCTCCACGCACCGGCGATCACCCAGCGAACTGGAAATCGCACGTGGTCTCCGACCACGGAATGCCTGTACGAATTTATACAAAAAATCGGAACGGAAAAGCAAGAGAAATCGGCCCCAATTCCAGGCTGCCGCCCGGGCTAACAATTCGACATTCGAGCTTCGACATTCGTCATTTACCCCGCCGCCAAGTCTCCCTCGCCGCGCTTTCGCGTCACGGCGAGGGATCCAATTCAGCGGCGGCCCACGCCGATTACGGATTGTCCGCTTCGGCGTCGCTTTCGTCGAAGTGGGCTTCCGGAGCGTGCGAGCCGCGAGGGATGCGGACGTCATCGACCAGCTGCTGGATTTCCTCCGGCGGGGCCGGGGTCAGGCGACTGACGACCAGCGTCACGATAAAGTTCAGCCCGCAGCCGACCGCGCCGATCGACTCGGGCGAGATGCCCCCTTCGGTCCAGCCTGGCAAGATCGGCGTGATCAGCGGTTCGCTGAACAGGAACGGCAGGATGACGTTCGCCTTGCAGGCCAGGATATAGCCGCCGGTGAACAAGATCCCGACCACCATGCCGCAGATCGCCCCTTCGCGGTTGGTCCGGCGATCGAAGATTCCCAGGAAGATGATCGGGAAGAAGCTGGCCGCCGCCAAACCAAAGGCGAACGCCACGACCTCGCCGATGAAGCCAGGCTTGATAATCCCGAAGTAACCGGCCACCACGATCGCCGCCAAAATCATGATCCGGGCGACTGTCAGTCGCTTCGCTTCCGACGCTTCCGGATCGATGAAGTGGATGTACAAGTCGTGGGCGATCGAGCTTGAAATCACCAACAGCAAACCGGCCGCCGTGCTCAACGCCGCCGCCAGACCGCCGGTGGCGACGATCGCTACAATCCAGCCTGGCAGCCCGGCCACTTCCGGAGTCGCCAATACCAGGATGTCTTTGTCGATGGTCGCTTCGGCGTAGTCCTTGCCATCTTTCTGCAACGAGATCTTGCCATCGCCATCCTTGTCGTCAAACACAATCAGGTTGGTCAATTGCCAGGTATTGATCCAGTGGATCGGCTTTTCGGTTCCATCTTCGCCGACCGCCGCCAGGTGATAGATCTTCTGGCCGGTCTTGTTCCCTTCCTCGTTTTCGACTTCTTCGATGCTCGCCACCTTGGCGCCGTTAAGCGTGCTTAGGAGGTTGTAGCGAGCGAACATCGCCATCGTCGGCGCCGCCGTGTAAAGCAGCGAGATAAACAACAACGCCCAGCCGGCGCTGTAGCGGGCTGCCCGGACGTTGGCGACGGTGTAGAACCGCACAATCACGTGCGGCAGACCGGCGGTACCGGCCATCAAGGCGAACATCGTCAGAAAGACGTTCAGCTGCGATCGGTTGGTGAACGGCTCGGTGTAGGGCTTAAAGCCAAGCTCCGTATGCAGGGCGTCGACCCGCTCATGAACGTCGCCGGTCGCAAAGCCGACTTGCGGGATATAGCTGCCGGTCAGCATTTTCGACAGCGCGATCGAGGGAATCAAAAACGCCGCGATCAGCACGAAGAACTGCACCACTTGGGTCCAGGTGATCCCTTTCATACCGCCCAGCACGGCGAAGAAGGCGACGATGACCATGCCGATCACCACGCCATATTCGACCGGCACCTTCAGGAAGTGCGAGAAGACCAGGCCGACGCCGCGCATCTGCCCGGCGACGTAGGTGATCGAAACGAAGACCGCACAAAGCGCAGCGACGATGCGAGCCGTTTCGCTGTAATAACGTTTGCCGACAAAGTCGGGCACGGTGAACTGGCCGAACTTCCGTAGGTACGGCGCCAGTAGCAGCGCCAGTAGCACGTAACCGCCGGTCCAGCCCAATAGGTAAACGGCGCCGTCATAGCCGCTGGCGGCGATCAGGCCGGTCATCGAGAGGAACGATGCGGCGCTCATCCAGTCGGCCGCGGTGGCCGCGCCATTGGCGATCGCCGGAACGCCGCCGCCGGCGACGTAGAACTCGCTCGTTTCCTTCACCCGGCTGCGCCAGCCGATGTACAGGTAAATGAAGAAGGTGATCGTGACGAAGATGTACGTCCAGACGGTGCTCGACATCTGAATGAAGCCGAGCGGGGGAGTGATTTCCAACATGGCTCGGCCTTATTCCTTTACCCCGTACTTCTTATCGAGATAGTCCATGATCCACGCGTAGGAGAAGACCAGTACGACGAAGACGTACATCGCTCCTTGGTGGCCGAACCAGAAACCGAGCGGCAGGCTGCCGAAATGCCAAGCGTTGAGCGGCTTGACGAAGAAGACCGAGCAGCCGAAAGAGACGGTTGCCCAAATCAGCATCATGATCACAATGACGCACAGATTGGCGCGCCAGTAACCGACGTTCGGGCGCGCGGAGGCGACCGGAGGTGTATCATCGATGGGGGAAGACATGCGAAGTCCTAAAACGGCAGGAAATTCAGAAACTTTTTGAATTTGCGCTGTTTAGGGGAATCGAAGAGCCGCCCCGTGTCAAGTAGCGGGGCTGATTTCGCAGTGAAATGGGGTGAAGGGCTGCTGCGTTGAAGAATCGAGAGAAAGGGAATGTAAGTGAGCTTTCCTGATTGATCTGTCGCAGCAACTCAGCTCCGTTCTAACGTGACTTGTCCAATGATGGCCCAGATAGCGACAAACGCGATTCCAAGCCAAGCATGGAGAATATCGATAGGCATTGCGTCTCCAACCTGGTGGTCAGCTTTAGCCCATCCGTGTCCGAACTTCACCCGTCCGTGGCAAAAGAAGTTATCGTCCGCCGCCTGCTGCGATTTGTTGAAAAAGATCAACCGACGCTACAGCCGTGATAGCATGACCGCCAGGCAAAGGCGGGCGCGATCAGCCAACCGGCACAGCTTCTGGTTACAGCCATCGCCGCGCACGGTTGAAGCGGATGTAGCGTCGGCAGAGACGTCATTGGTGGCATGCTCTTGCCGCGTCGCACCCGGGATGAGCATGTCTTGCCCCAGGCCGCATCACTCGCTTACGTAGGTTAGCAGTCCGTTGATATTCTCAACGGGCTGCTGGATCGCAGGGATGCGATCCCAAAATAGCGACGTAAGTCGTTATTTTGCGAGCCGCGAAGAGCGATGCTCTGAGCCTGGCGAGGTTGGAAAATGCCACGAGGGCATTTTTCAACAGGCAGTTAGGTGCAGCGAAGCGCAACCCATAATGCGGCCGGAAGCCAAAGGTAGGCCCGCGCAAGAGAACAGGGGCGCCGTTGCCACGTTGGCCTTGTAATAGTGCAGGATCTTACGCGTAGCGGCTCCAGCTGTATTCGGCCTGTTTGCGGAAGCCCTGCAGATGCAGCGAGCCGTCGGCCAGCAGCTTTAGCACGGAATAACCGTTACTATCGGCGCCGGTTCCCTCGACCATGGCGACCAGCGTGCAGTAGTGGATGCCTTTGATTTGCTGGTAATCGTTCTTGTGACTGTGACCTTGGAAGACTGCCTGAACGTTTTTCGACAGCTCCAAAATCGTGCGGACTTCGGCGGCGTTGCGGACCATGTGGTTGCCGGCGTTATCCAAACGCTGATGCGCGAAAATGATCGTCGGCTTGTCGTTGGCGGCCAGATCGTCGGCGAGCCATGTCAGTTCCTTTTTGGGAATGTTGGCGTCGGTCCAGACGAAGTTCTTTCGCTGGTAAGGCTGGTCGGCACTGGTAAAGCAAGCGTCGAGCACCACCAAGTGCCAGTCGCCGCGGTCGAAGGAGTAGTACGACTGCTGCTGTCCGACGGCGCCCAGGAACTCGCTCTTGGTCAGCGTGTCGACGCAATGGTTGCCAAGTACATAATGGCGGTCGTCGCTGATCTTCTGGAACGGCTCATTGATCGTACTCAGATAACGAAGTTCCGTCTCGACATCACCGGCGGCATCGATGAGGTCGCCCAACTCGACCACCATGTCAGGCGGCGTCCCGGCGAATTTGTCACTCGCCTCACGCAATTTTCCCAGCGTCTCGCGATAGTAGCGAGTACCGGCAGCCGGTTTGTCGGCATGATGCAGGTCGGTGATCAGGGCGATCCGCAGGTCGGCCTGGGCGTCCGCCGCAAAAGTGAGCGAACTGCCGGCGGCAGTCAACAGTAGCGAGGAGCCTTGCAAGAACGCACGTCGGTCTAGACGGATTGGTTGGTGGGTGGGCATGGCGATGTTGGTGGGTTAGTAGGGGAAGGAGCTGGCACTCGCTTACTTTACGCGCAAGCTATCTAGCGAGCAATAAAAAAAGGGCGCCTCACTCGGAGGCGCCCTGAAGTTTTACGAACTGTGTTGGATCGCTTACTTTTCGTCGAGCAGATCGACCGCCGCGAACTTCTGGCCTTCCAGCATCGCCAGGCTGGCGCCGCCGCCGGTCGAGACGTGCGAGACCTGATCGGCGAAGCCGAGTTGACCGATCGCCGCGGCGCTGTCGCCGCCGCCGATGATGCTGATCCCGTCCCCATCGGCGATCGCCTGGGCGACAGCCTTGGTGCCTTCGTCAAACGGCGGCATCTCGAACACGCCCATCGGACCGTTCCAGACGACCGTCTTGGCGGTTTTCACCAGGTCGGCATACAGCTTCGAGGTTTCAGGACCGATGTCCAAACCTTCAAAGCCGTCCGGAATCTCGCCTGCCTGGCAGACCACCTTGTTGCAGTCGCTCTTGAAGTCGTCGCCGCAGTGGGTGTCGACCGGCAAGACCAGCTTGTCGCCGCCAGCGGCGATCAGTTCTTTGGCCAGCTCAACTTTGTCTTTCTCAACCAGGCTGCCGCCGACCTTGCCGCCGGTCGCCAGCGAGAAGGTGTAGGCCATGGCGCCGCCGATCAGCACCTTGTCGCAGATGCCGAGCAGGTTCTTGATGACCATGATCTTGTCCGAAACCTTGGCGCCGCCGAGGATCGCCACAAACGGGCGTTCGGGGCTCTTGATGGCGTCGGTTAGATACTTGATTTCCTTTTCGACCAGGAAGCCGGAGACCTTCGGCTTGGCCCCCATCGCTTCCGGCACGGCGACCATCGAAGCGTCGGTGCGGTGGCAGGTGCCGAACGCATCGTTGCAGTAGATGTCGGCCAGCGCGGCCAGCTTGTCAGCGAACTCGGCGTCACCCTTCTTTTCGCCCTTTTCAAAGCGAAGGTTCTCAAGCACCAGGATGTCGCCATCTTTCAGTTCACCCGCCTTGGCGGTCGCGTCGGCGCCCACGGTGTCGGTGGCGAAGGCGACCGGCTTGCCGAGCAGCCCGGCCAGCGCTTCGGCGGCCGGCTTGAGGCTGTACTTCGAGTTGTCGGCGCCGGGCTCGGGACGGCCGAGGTGGCTCATCAGGATCAAACGGCCGCCGCGGTCGACGACCGACTTGATCGAGGGCAACGCCATTTCGACGCGGCGGGCGTCGGTGACGTTGCCGGCGTCATCCAGCGGAACATTGAAATCGACGCGCATCAGAACGGTTTTGCCAGCGACGTCGACGTCGGCGATCGATTTTTTGGCCATCAGCTTCTCTCGTTAATGTTCGGGGTGGAAATCTGGCCGGGCGACTCTTGCGCCCCGGCGGTGCTTTTAAACGCCTGGGAAACCGCCACTTTACCCGTATCGACCGACCGAGAAAAGCGGCCGAATCGACCGCCGCAAAGCTGATGCGAAAAGGCCAACCTAATGCGGGACAAGTTGCCCGACTGCCGCTATAGTGGCGGCAGCAGGTACCCCGCTCGAATTTTCTGGGAAAGATCCGCGATGACTTTAGTAGAGCCGCCGCCGAATTTGCCGGAGGAGGAGCGAGATACGGCGGAGCAGCTGAATCGGAAGGCGGGGCGTCTTGAGCGATTTCGGTTTTCGATGACGCGGTTGATCGTCGCGACGGCGCTGGCGCCTTTGCCGTACTGGATGATTCCGACCAAGAGTGAATCGGCCAAGATCGCCTTGGCGGTCAGTTCATTGGCGGTCGCCGGCGTGGTGCTATCGGTACGGGCGCGGCATTTGCCGCGGATCAATCTGACGCTGCAAATTGGGGCTCTCGTCCTGATCTGCAGTTCTTGTTGTTTGCCTTGGTTCATGGATCCGATCTTTTTTTGCGTTGGGACCGCCTGCTCGGCGGTGGTTGCATTTCTCGCCACCGAAGCGATCTATCCGTCGCGGGTGGTTCACGGGCGCCCGCCAATGCCGCTGCGTGCAAGAAGCGTGCTGCTCACTGGGGCAACGCCATTTGTGTTGGTCTGCTTGGCACTATTGTCGGTAAATACGGCGACGCCGTACGGGGCTCCCGATCGCCGGTTGCTACTTCCGGCGCTATGGGGAGCCGTTCTATCGATGGCGGCGCTGTTTGTTTGGAACATTGCCGGTTGGTATTTCGACGAGGGAGCGACGCTGGACGAACGTCCTGATCTTGGTTACCGGTACGAAGCGACGACGGTTTTGATACCGGTCGCTTTGATCGTCGCGATTCTTCGAGTTTTTTCGAGGGGGATTTCATGAGCGGAGAGATTCGACGAAGGGGAAGCGGTCGGCGACGTGATCAAAGAGCGATCGAGTTATTTTTTGGGGAAGAATTGAGTGATGAGTGAACTGGTCGAAGGGGCAGGGGACTCGCCCCGCGAATCGCCGCCGGTACGATCGGTGAGCCGTTGGAAGACTTGGCCGTTGCGGATGGTGCTCGCCAGCTTGGTGGCCGCTGCGCCGTTGATTATCGTGCCAGACGGGAGCATTCTCTTGCTCGTCAGCGTCATCGGCGGCTGCTTGGTGGCGTTTGTGACCGTGTTGTTTCTGAACGCCCAATATCTGCCGGCGCTGAACATCGCAATCACGCCGGGGCTGCTGATGGAAGCGACGGTGATCGTGATTCCCTTCTCGGCGTTGTTTGCGTTCCTGCGATACGTTTAGGATTTTCGCCGTGAAGGAAGAGGAGCAAGACGCCGATTTTCCGGAAGACGATTCGCCGGCAGTACAAAAGCCGGCGGCGCCGGGGTTTCGCTTCTCGATCAGCCGGTTGGCCGCGGCGATCGTCGCCGCGACGTTGCCGCTGCTGTTGATCGCCGATTGGAATCGCCAATATGGCTGGGTGTTTTGCATCAGCAGTTTGGCGATCGCGGGCGTGGCGCTGCGCGTTCGGGCGGCCGACTTGCCAAGGCTGAACGTGGCGCTGCAGTTGCTGTTGCCTTGCACGGCGCTCTCCGGCTGCAGCGTCTGTTTTGGTCTGGTGATTTTTCCGCTGATTTGCGGCGCCGCTTCGGCATTCGCCTTGGCGTATCTGATTTTTCCGAAAGAGTCTGGCGCCAACTACGAACCGCAATCGACCCTGTTTCTGTGGCTCTCCGGCATCTTGCCGTTTTTCCTGTTGTGCATGTTAACGCTGCTGCTGTCATTTGCGAGACGCAGCGAAGATCCGATCACCAGCGATCGCTACGCCGCGATCCTGCTGTTGCCCGCCACGTTTGGGCTGCTGACGTTGATCAATCTGTATTGGTTCGCCACTGATCGCGATGACCCGCGTTGT includes:
- a CDS encoding phosphoglycerate kinase; its protein translation is MAKKSIADVDVAGKTVLMRVDFNVPLDDAGNVTDARRVEMALPSIKSVVDRGGRLILMSHLGRPEPGADNSKYSLKPAAEALAGLLGKPVAFATDTVGADATAKAGELKDGDILVLENLRFEKGEKKGDAEFADKLAALADIYCNDAFGTCHRTDASMVAVPEAMGAKPKVSGFLVEKEIKYLTDAIKSPERPFVAILGGAKVSDKIMVIKNLLGICDKVLIGGAMAYTFSLATGGKVGGSLVEKDKVELAKELIAAGGDKLVLPVDTHCGDDFKSDCNKVVCQAGEIPDGFEGLDIGPETSKLYADLVKTAKTVVWNGPMGVFEMPPFDEGTKAVAQAIADGDGISIIGGGDSAAAIGQLGFADQVSHVSTGGGASLAMLEGQKFAAVDLLDEK
- a CDS encoding sodium:solute symporter family protein, with translation MLEITPPLGFIQMSSTVWTYIFVTITFFIYLYIGWRSRVKETSEFYVAGGGVPAIANGAATAADWMSAASFLSMTGLIAASGYDGAVYLLGWTGGYVLLALLLAPYLRKFGQFTVPDFVGKRYYSETARIVAALCAVFVSITYVAGQMRGVGLVFSHFLKVPVEYGVVIGMVIVAFFAVLGGMKGITWTQVVQFFVLIAAFLIPSIALSKMLTGSYIPQVGFATGDVHERVDALHTELGFKPYTEPFTNRSQLNVFLTMFALMAGTAGLPHVIVRFYTVANVRAARYSAGWALLFISLLYTAAPTMAMFARYNLLSTLNGAKVASIEEVENEEGNKTGQKIYHLAAVGEDGTEKPIHWINTWQLTNLIVFDDKDGDGKISLQKDGKDYAEATIDKDILVLATPEVAGLPGWIVAIVATGGLAAALSTAAGLLLVISSSIAHDLYIHFIDPEASEAKRLTVARIMILAAIVVAGYFGIIKPGFIGEVVAFAFGLAAASFFPIIFLGIFDRRTNREGAICGMVVGILFTGGYILACKANVILPFLFSEPLITPILPGWTEGGISPESIGAVGCGLNFIVTLVVSRLTPAPPEEIQQLVDDVRIPRGSHAPEAHFDESDAEADNP
- a CDS encoding metallophosphoesterase family protein, with translation MPTHQPIRLDRRAFLQGSSLLLTAAGSSLTFAADAQADLRIALITDLHHADKPAAGTRYYRETLGKLREASDKFAGTPPDMVVELGDLIDAAGDVETELRYLSTINEPFQKISDDRHYVLGNHCVDTLTKSEFLGAVGQQQSYYSFDRGDWHLVVLDACFTSADQPYQRKNFVWTDANIPKKELTWLADDLAANDKPTIIFAHQRLDNAGNHMVRNAAEVRTILELSKNVQAVFQGHSHKNDYQQIKGIHYCTLVAMVEGTGADSNGYSVLKLLADGSLHLQGFRKQAEYSWSRYA
- a CDS encoding DUF4212 domain-containing protein, which encodes MSSPIDDTPPVASARPNVGYWRANLCVIVIMMLIWATVSFGCSVFFVKPLNAWHFGSLPLGFWFGHQGAMYVFVVLVFSYAWIMDYLDKKYGVKE